A region of the Apium graveolens cultivar Ventura chromosome 6, ASM990537v1, whole genome shotgun sequence genome:
GTACACTTAATAAATGAGGCGAGTGAAGGCAAAATATACACATGAAATGCCTACAACAACATATATAATCACCGTATATCAAAACCTATAACATTTCACACTTATGAATCTATCAGCGTGGATATATATTTGTGATTGAAGCAAGGTCGATAGAGGAGTCCACTGATATATTTTTGGTTTCACTAGATATTTCATTCACCCTTGAACCACTGCTTCTGCGCATCAAAAACGCAGGCTGTGAAGGACTTTCAAGAGCGAGAGAAGGGCTATTCAGCAGAAGCACCACCGATGCCATGGTAGGTCTTTCCGCAACATTTTCTTGCACACACAGTAGCCCAATGTGAATACACCTTATCATTTCAGGTATTGCTTCTGAACTGTGTTTTAGGATTGGATCTATAACATTAGATGCATTCCCTTGTTGCCAACTCTTCCATGCCTGGGAGAACACAACAGGATGAAACGCGATAAATAGAGTTTAACCATGTGACATTTAACTACTGATGCATCAAATGCAGTGAAAAAGCTTTTGTGTAATTGGACTTACAGCACTGGTCAGGTCCTGGACATTCTTGCCATTTCGAAAGCAGTTGTTTTTTTGACCACTTACTATCTCCAGAACTAATACACCAAAGCTGAATACATCAGACCTAACTGAGAACTCTCCGTACATTGCATACTCAGGTGCCATATATCCACTGCAACATACGGATACAAGATTTCTCATTGTACATCAAATTGATATAAGATTAACTGACATGATCACTGTGCTCCTAATTACTGATGCACGGGTTTCAGAATAATTAAATAACTTACTATGTCCCCACAACTCTACTTGTATTTCCTTGGGTTTCATCCATGCCGAAGAGCCTTGCCATGCCAAAATCTGAAATTTTAGGATTCATATCCGCATCTAACAAAACGTTGCTTGGTTTTAGGTCTCGGTGAATAATACGTAGTCTAGAATCTTCATGAAGGTAAAGAAGTCCCTTAGCAACTCCTCCTATGATTTTGTATCGTTTTTCCCAATCCAGGAATGAGCGCCTTGTTGAATCTGCTGTAGCAAACCAATCATGTATCATAATCTCTCAAATTTAATATGCATCATAGACAATTAACGGTGAAGGGAAAAATGAGTCCTTGTATGCTAAATTGAATCATACGGGAACATTTAACCAAGAATGTAGATGCAAATACGTACCAAATATGGAATGATCAAGACTTCCATTAGGCACATACTCATAAACAAGAAGTCTTTCGGTTCCTTCATAGCAGAAACCGAGAAGCCTAACTAAATTTCTGTGTTGTAGTTGTGCCACTAACAGAACCTCGTTTTTAAATTCTTCTTCACCTTGTTCTGAGCCTCTTGAAAGGCGCTTCACAGCTACTTCTTGATCATTCTTAAGCGTACCCTGTAAAATTAGAAAAGAAAATGTGACTAGATAAGATTTATGGAAAAATAACTATGAATGACAAATTCATATATAAAAAAGCATTAACTAAATATCATATAATTTTCCTTATATACGATAACTTTGACATACGACTTGAACACATTAATACATTATAAACAGCTCCAAATCCACCCTGTCCAAGCTTATTGCTAGGTGAGAAGTATTTTGTAGCGACTTCTATTGTATCAAAGTCATACTGCAAGGAATCAGAGCTTCTTATATCTTCCACATTATCATCTGCAGCAAAACATGGACAAGAATAGATCAAAAAACATAACACTGCATTACAAAGACAAATCGACGAACTGCAAAGTTAAATTATTTCCAAGACTTCTGTTAGACTATAATAGCTAGTTGCCCTAGGTAGATTCATGATATTTACAGTTCTTCCCTCGATAGGAGTATGTAAAGCTCTTTAAACTTCAAAATGTTAAAGTCTCTAACAACACAAAACTTACTCTGCAACGTCGCAGTATCAGTCCTCTGCTTTGGCTTTTTCTTGAACATGCAAACCAAAATAAGCAGGAGTATAACAAAGCCAACAGATACAACCACAACTATAATTACTGTTCGCATGAGAATATTATCTTTGCCTGCACAAAGCACAAATTTTTTATTATACAAGAGAATCTACAGAGGAAATTTGTCAGGTCTAAAACTTAATTACATTTTATCTTCTAGGGTCAGTAGTGAGGGGTGTTCCTTGTTGGGCTTTCTGAGCATACCACATGAGTATAATATTGTCTCCTTTGGACCGAGCCCACACGGGTTTGTTTTTTGGGCAATTCCCAAAAGGCCTCCTGCTGCTTACATGCTAACATTCCTATCTTGCTAACATTCCTATCTTAACAGGGGCTTGCCAAAGCACAGTGTCAAGTTATAAGCAAAAAATTTGTTAATATTATACTAAACTAATTAACCTCTTATCACAAATAAAAATTTTTGATCGTAAATTTTAGTTATAAACATATACCTAAATAAGTTTCTTGAGTACATGTGAAGAATAAATCACAAAAATTTAAACTGATGGTGCAGCGGGTGCCACAAACGATCAGAATTGGACAAGGGGCCAGAGACCCTCTTCCTCTGCAGACAGCAGATATAGCTCCTAGCTAGCAAACTATTGGAATTACATGCAATAGAAAATCATCATTTTTGTTGTGAACTAGCAGAAATAGGGTTTAGGATGTCCTACATGACAAACATGCATTGTAAATTCAACATAGTATGCTATTAATGAGTAATTTTACCATGAGAAGGAGCTGATGACGGTGGTGAAGGCAGTGGTGGAGCAAAAACCAGAGTCGTCTCATTGTAAAAAGGTGCAATATCGAACCTAAGCCTACAACTTGGTTTCATAATTTCTGCTCCTATTCTTCCAGGTGGAAAATCATTTAAGGCCTTGTCAAGACAGTCATGACAGTCATCTAGTACTAAATCGGGAGTGCACTGCATGAGCGCATAAATAGTCCTATGATCTGCTCCACTTCTATTCCCTGTGGCAAACTTTAGTTCAATTGCTTGTTCCCTCACATCATCCAACAAGACTTTAAGATCCTTACCAAACTGAAGAGTATCAGTTGCATTTTTCTCATGCAATGACTTCTTAGTTGGGTCAGTAACTGTGTTGTTAAGAACCGAATCATTAGAATACCTTAACATGCACTCATCGTACCACTCCACAGCCTCCTTCTGATTAGGACATAGCTTTGTTAGATTGTTGATTGAGTCTTTCACACAGCTTCTGCATATATCAGGTTGAACGTCGCCCCTACAGAGCACAAGTACGTTAGCTCTGTCCGAATCTTTGCCCACAGAGGCATTGTAGAAACCGGAGTTACTAGAGTTTGCAGCAGAGTAGAGGTTGGCTAGAGCACTGTCAAGGTTCCTTTGGTAAATACTGTTAGTTGTATAGTTGCCACTAGTTCCACAGGCGTAGTCTATAAATCTGGAGTGACTAAAAGAGATAGTGCCTATGAGAATACTAAAGAAAATTATTGTAGCTGCAGGAGAGGCCATTAGTATCACTGTATTATTAGTATTTTGAAATATGCCACCAAATTTGGTAAAGCATAATCCACAGACACTCCAATATCAGTGTAAAGAATAGTCTTTGCTAGCCAAAGAGTCAAGAGTGTGCAGCTTTGATAATAAAGAGCCTGATGTTCCATTTCCATGTCATGTATTTGATTCCATGTTTCATATCTCGATCTATCCACATCAAAAATTATTAAGGATATCTTAATATATTAAATTGCCATGATAATCAAATTTCCCATTTCGTGTTTCTCAAAATTGCCATGATCATATTAAAGTTTCCAATATActtttaaattattttagactaCTATATACCAACAAATATATAGGCATCACAAGTTTATAAATTCATCAAATAACTAAAATTATTCTCATAATTACAAAATATTGTTTTATAAATATCTTAATTATAATCCTTCTTGAGTGAGTTTCATTCTAGAAATATTAATTCCGTTCTCTAgatatattttctttaaatatattattttatttgcCGATCATGCATTAAGTGAGGTCCCTTTCCTTTTCCACAAGTTGTATGAAAGAATATTCAACAAGCTGCTACGATCATGACAAAATAGCGACTTCCCATCAAGGACCAGATTTAAGTTTTAACAAATAAAGAATTTTCTAATTTCTAATAAATTTGAACGTGCCACATTTGACTTATCATTAACTGTACTTTTTTTGTTATAAGATTCAAATactaatttatttaaatatattatacTCTCTCCCATTTCATAATTTTAGCCAATCTAAATTTGACTAACATTACAAAATTTACAATTTTACTTTTTGAATAAACATATCAAAGTTTTTtatgatatatttttttaaaaaaaaaaattaataaatgatGCAATACATTAAGTTTGTTATTTAAAATTGATCAATTAATCTCTTTAAAAATCAAGTAagacaagaaacaagaaacaagaaacaagaaacatgATATTGTATCTGTGTTGGCTGTATTTTGTTTAAGGGAGCTTGAAAAGTATTAAGCAAAAATGACCCTTTTGAAAATTCTTTCTAAGAATATATCAAGAGGTAGAGATTATTTTGCCTTGTTGTATGAACATGTGGAAATGGAATGAACTATCGTGGTTAGAGgcttagagccaaaatgttgcgAAATGGACAGCCAACAAAGGTATTAATTGGCATGTCATGTAATTTTCAATCAACAACATACACAGCTAGCTAGCTCAATGTAAGAATAGTTGCTGGAGTCCGTAGCATGTGATTTGCTTCGACTCAGCGAGACAACGATAGCATTCTCTACTAGCCAAGGCATTGGAGGGACCAGGATGAGCATCTTCCTGCCCCTCCAGTAGCCAGCCAACTGCAGCTGAGCTTCTACTTCACCCTCATGTTCTTCCaaccaattaattttattaagagCTACTATGGATTGGACACTCGTGAGCTTCTTTGAGCAGGAGTGCAGGATCACTGATTTGCCCGACATAGAATATACGTTAAAAATTGTCAGGAACAAAAAGCTTGAGACGAGGCCAAGTACATTTAAATGAAATGTAGACAACAGAACTGGGACAGAATTAGCGATGCTCTGTAAAATCAATTACTTTGAATTTAACAACACCCTGTAAATTTAATCATCGTGGATATAAATCGGTGATAGAACCTTTATCGACAGAGCAATCTTTTGATTTGCCATTGACCTTTGAAAGCAATGGCATTTCTGCACCAATTGTACTCTGCATAAAGAAAGCAGGCTCAGAAGGTACTGGAAGAGTAAGAGAAAAGCTATTTAGCATAAGCACCACTGAAGCCATGGCGGGACTGGCTATTATATTTTCTTGTACACATAGTAGGCCGATGTGCACACATCTTATCATTTCATGAACTGACCCTGAACTGTTCTTCAGTATGTGATCTATGACATTAGATGTTGCCCCTTCTCGCCAGTTCTTCCAGGCCTGAAAGAACTCATATCATTATAtgttttataattattttatagtTTATAAATGGTGCATGAACGTAGTAATAAACTTTATGAAATCTAACTTACAAAGCTAGCAAGGTCCTCTGCATTGTCCCCATTCCGAAAACAATGGTTTTTCTGACCACTTAAAATTTCCAGGATTACTACACCAAAGCTAAATACATCAGACTTAACTGAGAACTGACCATACATTGCATATTCCGGAGCCATGTATCCACTGAAATGAACAGATAGAGATGTTAACATACCTTTCAACTTCTAGGCTCAAAAAATCAATTTCATTTTCAGTTATATATCATGAGTGGTATAAAATGGTCAGAGACTTACTGTGTTCCCACAATTCTATTTGTAATTCCTTGAGTTTCATCCAAGTTAAATAGCCTTGCCACGCCGAAGTCCGCAATTTTCGGATTCATTTCTGCATCTAGCAAAATATTGCTAGCTTTTAAATCACGGTGAATGATCCGTAGTCTAGAATCTTCCTGAAGGTAGATAAGACCCCTAGCAACTCCACATATGATCTTGTATCGTGTGTCCCAGTCCACATACGAACGCTTCACTGAATCTATAGTAACCAACCATGTATCATTATTGATTGTACCATTCAATTTGGCATTTTAAACTTGATAGAAATACAGGTGCTCTTATTAGTTAAAAGGGGACAACTAGCAAAGCGTTAAAGGGTAAATCACATACCAAAAATGAAGTGGTCAAGACTTGCATTTGGTACAAACTCATTGATAGGCCAGAAGTAACAGGCCCAGATAGAAGAACAGAGGCCCAAAAAGAGATAACACCCCATGCTCAAGCGGGGGTGGTCCCCAGTGCCACGTGGCACAGGACAAAAGAGTCAATTGTCTCATGTTACCCAAAATGTAACAATTGCATCCCAGCCGTTCATGGGTAGATATCCCAAGACAACTCTGATGGAGAAAGGACACCTGACCACACAGTGCATCAGGACCGTCTAACCAATCACCAACCAAGAATGATCAAAGGTCaggatgaagaggtacaaaccccAAAAACCCTAAATCTTGGGACCTATAAAAGGCCCTAAAAAGAGGGTTTTAGGGGTTGAAAAAATATTTGACTGTTACACACCTACACACACATCCTCACATATATTTTGAATAGCTCATttttccctcttcttcttcttcaacaaAGCCCATTTCTTACTCACACACCGGAGTTGCCGCGGGATACAACCCCacctccggttctgttttgcagaGACCCCTATTTGGCAGGTTAACCACACTCCAACCGCCACGGAAGTTGGGTCCCAGCGCGTGTGAGAAAGGAGAAGGCCTGGGAAGAAACCGagttatcattggcgctagaaggaggggtcgaaCCTCCGGTGACGTGGTGTCATCTCCAGCTACATTACACAGCTACAAAACCAAAGAAACTCTCTCTCTGGTAAGAACAAAAACCCTCACTCTCTTTACAGCTTACTTTTCTTATTTTCTCCTCCAGAACAGTCACACATCCTGGTACCATCACCCATAACCTGTTCTGAAACTAATGACCACGCGAAAAAGCAAAACCTCGATCTCCGAAACCATTCAGCCCACCGTTGCCCCGCCCAGGGACGGCGAGATGGAAGATATAGATGAAGAGCCCCCCACAGCTCGTGCTTCGTCTCAGCTTTAGCACGGAGACCAGGTCAAGAGGGCCACGCTCCGGGACCGCATCCGAAAGGAGGAAGAGGCCAAGGCCAAAGCCAACATTGAAAAGAGAGTCCAAGAGGAGGAAGCCAAACTAAAGAAGAAGGCACGCCGGATCCATGTCTCTTCGGATTCTGAACCTGAAAAGGAATCTAATCAGGAGCAAATGGCCCGGGTTCTCCGGGATCTCAAAAGAAAGGTGGAAAGAGATGTGGAAGTCGGGGCGGCGGCCACGCCCTTCACCAGAAAGCTGGAATCCACCCCCAGGGAACCTACACTCAAGCACTTCAACTTCGACTCTTTTGACGGGCTTGCCGACCCTGAAGAACATCTCAACTACTTTGAACAGATCTCAAACATATATGATTACAATGACCTCACCAAATGTCGTTTCTTCGCTTCAACACTAAAGGGAGGGGCACATAAATGGTTCAGTCGAATTTCCTCCCGGAGCATCGACTCTTGGAAGGACTTTCGGGAGATATTTCTCAATAGGTTCAGGGCGAACCGTATGAACGAGCTCCAGATGTGCCACTTGGAAACCATTCAACAAAGAAGTAGAGAAACTCTGCCAGAATTCATCAAAAGGTTTCAAGAATCAGTCAACCAGCTCTCCAACCTTGAGGAGAAGGAAACCGTGAATATTTTCCTGCGTAATCTCCACCCGGTTTCATGTGAAGGCTACGTGAAGGACCTAATCCATAGGGAGCCCCAAAGCCTCGCCTCGACTTATGCGATGGCTTCAAAGTTCATCAAAGAAAATGACTTCCTCACCTCGATGAAGATGAATAGGCAGATCCGGGATGATGATGAGTCCCCGGAACACCGCCGCGCCTATGGAAAAGAAAAGAGACACAGGACAGACAAACAGATCAATTATGTGCAGCAATCTCGGGGGACCCCACCCCGGGACGACTACTCCAGACCACAGAAGATTGAAAGGAAGTCCAAGCCCAAAAGAGAGCCAAAACCAGAGCCCGAATGGACCCCACTCAACCGGCCCCGGGCCGACATCTTGAGAGAAGTCAAGGGAAAGCCCTTTTAttacccccccccccccgaaTCCGCTGTTGGCACCCCCCGGGAATAGGGCCCGAGACAAACATTTTCGGTACCACGAAGATCATGGCCACACCACGGAGAACTGCTTCTCTTTCAAAATGTTCATTGAAGATCAGATCAAAAAGGGCAACATGAACCAGTACCTACAAAGAAGACTTGATGACAGAGATAAGCCCTCTGGTGGCGGGAAACATGTGGTCAACATGATTTTTGGAGGAACCTCCTCCCCACCCCAGAGTCCAGACGAGGGCAATGATGTCCTGATGATCCAGCCTGCTGAAGATGAGCGCATATATTTTTCCAATGCCGATTATGAAGGCCTGGATCCCGAGCACAACCAAGCCCTGGTCGTGACTCTCGACATCGCCGACAATGAGGTACAAAGAATTTTGGTTGATAATGGTTCCTCAGCTAACATTATTTTCGAGCTTACCCTTAACAGGATGAAGTTGGGGCACCTCCGCATGGATCCATGCCTCGAAGTCCCTCTCTATGGATTCGGGAATAATATGATCCCGATCCGCGGGGTAATATACCTCCCCATGGTCTTTGGTGCCGCACCCCGGCAGGTATCTCATATCATGAAGTTCTACATGATAAGTGTTGCATCCTCTTATAACATAATTCTGGGAAGACCCACCATCACCAAGCTTCGGGCCATCCTGTCTACAATTCACTTGAAGCTGAAGTTTCCCACCCCGGGAGGCATCGGAGAACTTAGGTTGGACCGGGGCACTTCGGGAAAATGCTACGGACAGGCGCTGGTCATGGCCGAAACTAATCCAGAAAACAGAAAGAAGGCAATGGCCTTACCCAAAGGCCAAAGCCGCAAGAAGCATCGTGAACATTTCAGCAAAAGGCTAAAGTTGGACGTCAACATAATAGATAATTCGGGATATATCGTAACCAACGCCGACGCCCGGATACAGAAATTTATGGAAATAAGAGAGAAAACCAAGGTAGAACCTGCTGCCCAGACGGTGGAGATAGAATTGGACCCCGGGAACCCCACCCGGAAGTTAAAAATTGGAAAAGGCCTAGAGACATCCTTCCAGGAAGAGCTCATCTCGCTGTTAAGGGAATATGCGGATGTATCCGCATGGGCATCGGAAGATATGCCCGGGATCGATCAGTCCGTGACAATGCACAGTCTGGACGTAGACCCAAGGAAAAGACCGATCAAACAGAAAAGGAGAAACTTCGCCCCCGAACGACAGCAAGCAATAGACGAAAAAATAGAGAAGCTACTCAGGGCCGACATCATCTGCGAAATCAAGTATCCCGACTGGCTCGCCAATATGGTGCTAGTCAAGAAACcgaatggaaagtggagaatgtgtgtcGACTACACGAGCATCAACGCTGCATGTCCCAAAGATTCCTATCCCCTCCCAAACATTGATCAACTTATCGACGCAACTTCGGGCCACACCATGCTCAGCTTTATGGACGCTTTTTTCGGGATATAACCATGTCCGCATGAATCCGGAAGACATCGCCAAAACAGCCTTCATCACTCATAGGGCAGTCTATGCCTTCATCATGATGCCTTTCGGGCTCATCAACGCCGGAGCCACCTACCAGAAAATGATGAACACAATTTTCAAAAGCTAACTGGGGAGGAATATGGAATCTTATGTAGACGACATGATCTCCAAGTCACTCACGATCCCAGATCACATAAAAGACCTCAAGGAGTATTTTGACAACCTGAGGAGATACTACATGAAGCTGAACCCGGAGAAATGTGAATTCGGGGTACCTTCAGGCAAATTCCTGGGATTCTTGGTCAGCGAAAGAGGAATAGAAGCAAACCCAGAGAAAATCAACGCCATAATAGAAATGAAGATTCCTTACACTCAGAAGGACATCCAGAAGTTGGCGGGATGCCTAGCGGCCCTGCGCAGGTTCATCCTGAAGCTGGCGGAAAGATGTCTTCTATTCTTCGAGTTGCTAAAAGGTGCCCAGAAAAAGAAGTTGGTGGATTGGACCCCAGAATGCCACATAGCTTTCGAAGAAATCAAGAGGCACCTGATGAACCCCCCGATGCTATCCAAAGCCAAGCCCGGAGAGCCTTTATCCCTCTACATCGCCGCTGGCCCCAAGGTTGTCTCTTCGGCACTGGTCCGGAAGGAAGGAGGAATGCAGAGCCCCATCTACTATGTCAGCCAAGTCCTCAAGGACGCCGAGAATCGATAACCAAACTTGGAAAAATTCTCCTTGGCCCTTGTACACTCCAGCAGGAAGCTGAGGCAATACTTCCAAGGCCGAGAGATCAGAGTGGTCACAGATCAGCAGCTCAGGAAGATCATCCACAAGCCAGATGCCTCCGGAAGGTTGGTTAACTGGGCCATTGAATTAAGTCAATTTAACATCAAGTTCGTGCCACGCACGGCAATAAAGGCCCAGGCCTTAGCCGAATTCATCATGGAATGCACCTTCCCGGAGCGGCATCTACCCTCCCCCCAAGAGATAACCCCGGAAGGAACCAACCCGAAAACAGAA
Encoded here:
- the LOC141663701 gene encoding cysteine-rich receptor-like protein kinase 7 isoform X1, translating into MASPAATIIFFSILIGTISFSHSRFIDYACGTSGNYTTNSIYQRNLDSALANLYSAANSSNSGFYNASVGKDSDRANVLVLCRGDVQPDICRSCVKDSINNLTKLCPNQKEAVEWYDECMLRYSNDSVLNNTVTDPTKKSLHEKNATDTLQFGKDLKVLLDDVREQAIELKFATGNRSGADHRTIYALMQCTPDLVLDDCHDCLDKALNDFPPGRIGAEIMKPSCRLRFDIAPFYNETTLVFAPPLPSPPSSAPSHGKDNILMRTVIIVVVVSVGFVILLLILVCMFKKKPKQRTDTATLQNDNVEDIRSSDSLQYDFDTIEVATKYFSPSNKLGQGGFGAVYNGTLKNDQEVAVKRLSRGSEQGEEEFKNEVLLVAQLQHRNLVRLLGFCYEGTERLLVYEYVPNGSLDHSIFADSTRRSFLDWEKRYKIIGGVAKGLLYLHEDSRLRIIHRDLKPSNVLLDADMNPKISDFGMARLFGMDETQGNTSRVVGTYGYMAPEYAMYGEFSVRSDVFSFGVLVLEIVSGQKNNCFRNGKNVQDLTSAAWKSWQQGNASNVIDPILKHSSEAIPEMIRCIHIGLLCVQENVAERPTMASVVLLLNSPSLALESPSQPAFLMRRSSGSRVNEISSETKNISVDSSIDLASITNIYPR
- the LOC141663701 gene encoding cysteine-rich receptor-like protein kinase 7 isoform X2, with product MASPAATIIFFSILIGTISFSHSRFIDYACGTSGNYTTNSIYQRNLDSALANLYSAANSSNSGFYNASVGKDSDRANVLVLCRGDVQPDICRSCVKDSINNLTKLCPNQKEAVEWYDECMLRYSNDSVLNNTVTDPTKKSLHEKNATDTLQFGKDLKVLLDDVREQAIELKFATGNRSGADHRTIYALMQCTPDLVLDDCHDCLDKALNDFPPGRIGAEIMKPSCRLRFDIAPFYNETTLVFAPPLPSPPSSAPSHGKDNILMRTVIIVVVVSVGFVILLLILVCMFKKKPKQRTDTATLQNDNVEDIRSSDSLQYDFDTIEVATKYFSPSNKLGQGGFGAVYNGTLKNDQEVAVKRLSRGSEQGEEEFKNEVLLVAQLQHRNLVRLLGFCYEGTERLLVYEYVPNGSLDHSIFDSTRRSFLDWEKRYKIIGGVAKGLLYLHEDSRLRIIHRDLKPSNVLLDADMNPKISDFGMARLFGMDETQGNTSRVVGTYGYMAPEYAMYGEFSVRSDVFSFGVLVLEIVSGQKNNCFRNGKNVQDLTSAAWKSWQQGNASNVIDPILKHSSEAIPEMIRCIHIGLLCVQENVAERPTMASVVLLLNSPSLALESPSQPAFLMRRSSGSRVNEISSETKNISVDSSIDLASITNIYPR